From Streptomyces sp. NBC_00237, a single genomic window includes:
- a CDS encoding DUF5703 family protein, whose amino-acid sequence MPEYEFVDVYVPRGVSRKEATRLLTDHAEYGHWELDRLSLRRDGSRRVRLRRRIIRQLRATW is encoded by the coding sequence ATGCCGGAATACGAATTTGTCGACGTGTACGTTCCGCGCGGGGTGTCCCGCAAGGAAGCGACCCGTTTACTGACCGACCACGCCGAGTACGGGCACTGGGAGCTGGACCGACTGAGCCTGCGCCGCGACGGCAGTCGTCGGGTGCGGCTGCGCAGGCGGATCATCCGTCAACTGCGTGCCACGTGGTGA
- a CDS encoding ATP-binding domain-containing protein, whose translation MDTDTATATATAAETDGRQDAPEAEAPDGTESEAGPEAEAGPEAEASDAEADTEDAPGTDTGAETAEDGADVTAADAPAAGDATAAVPQLSEAEAELAAQRELRAKIAQRKAAKAEISAGAKLSGAAADLMAAVKAVESGAKPASAFVPEPAPAPAPPRAGSAPVVAPAPAAPAAVPAQTSATPAPTAPVAPGTVADVREVLVAGGAPDGLAGEVARVLGEQAAQVLRADPWQLLSVPGTLPEQADGFARALLGAECGPADGRRAAALVGWLLERAALKGHTAVATEQVCKALAGLSVPDPEEAVAYALAEGVALPLQDGAEEEQEAEAEYDEAGEESAEGEDAAEPEEAEEPAPALLGLDRYAMAEESLAEGLARLVNSPVEDAGEWEQVPGSAGDLIRAVAGNGLVAHTGGEASRAEPAALLSAAHRLGLRAYAAAHSGDGRDRVAAALHAREAAGGTDAAWAVTLTGLLSGAEGPGRDGDGALDLDLLVVLDAPQLDVETGAVLVEALPDGARLVLSGDPGVLPSAGAGQVFADVLSARACPQIASRTPDPGPIGELVSGIGIGELNQVEAPGKEVVIVPVRDAGEAVHRTVQLVADSVPRAFGIDAGHTQVITPGHGGSAGTRALNAALKQRLNPGPGRFGGFDAGDRIAYVPVPGRTVPGTVKGADAEGLHLDCAGEPVVVPKERVEACVRHAWALTAHQAAGMRWPAVVVVLPGDAAQALSRPWVYTAFGRAERHLSVVHGVDAALPRAVAEVVPPPRTTRLAELLRPVPVEATA comes from the coding sequence ATGGACACGGATACGGCTACGGCTACCGCTACGGCTGCGGAGACCGACGGCAGGCAGGACGCACCGGAGGCGGAAGCCCCGGACGGCACCGAATCCGAGGCGGGACCGGAGGCCGAAGCAGGACCGGAGGCCGAGGCTTCGGACGCCGAAGCCGACACGGAGGACGCCCCCGGGACGGACACCGGAGCCGAAACCGCCGAGGACGGTGCCGACGTCACCGCCGCCGATGCCCCCGCCGCCGGTGACGCCACCGCCGCCGTCCCCCAGCTCTCCGAGGCCGAGGCCGAGTTGGCCGCGCAGCGGGAGCTGCGGGCGAAGATCGCGCAGCGCAAGGCCGCGAAGGCGGAGATCTCCGCCGGAGCCAAGCTGAGCGGCGCCGCCGCCGACCTGATGGCCGCCGTGAAGGCGGTGGAAAGCGGTGCGAAGCCCGCCAGCGCGTTCGTGCCGGAGCCCGCGCCGGCGCCCGCACCGCCGCGTGCCGGTTCCGCGCCGGTCGTCGCCCCCGCACCGGCCGCCCCCGCCGCCGTACCGGCGCAGACCTCCGCGACGCCCGCCCCGACGGCCCCCGTCGCACCCGGGACGGTCGCGGACGTACGGGAAGTCCTGGTTGCGGGCGGAGCGCCCGACGGCCTGGCGGGCGAGGTCGCCCGGGTGCTCGGGGAGCAGGCCGCCCAGGTGCTGCGGGCCGACCCCTGGCAGCTGCTGTCCGTGCCGGGGACGCTCCCCGAGCAGGCCGACGGGTTCGCCCGCGCGCTGCTCGGCGCGGAGTGCGGGCCCGCCGACGGGCGGCGGGCCGCCGCGCTCGTCGGCTGGCTGCTGGAGCGGGCCGCCCTCAAGGGGCACACGGCCGTCGCGACGGAGCAGGTGTGCAAGGCGCTCGCCGGGCTCTCGGTGCCGGACCCCGAGGAGGCGGTGGCGTACGCGCTCGCCGAGGGCGTCGCCCTGCCCCTCCAGGACGGGGCCGAGGAAGAGCAGGAGGCCGAGGCCGAGTACGACGAAGCGGGCGAAGAGAGCGCAGAGGGCGAGGACGCCGCGGAGCCGGAGGAGGCGGAGGAGCCCGCTCCGGCCCTGCTCGGTCTCGATCGTTACGCGATGGCCGAGGAGAGCCTCGCCGAGGGCCTGGCCCGGCTGGTGAACTCCCCCGTGGAGGACGCCGGGGAGTGGGAGCAGGTGCCCGGCTCCGCCGGCGACCTGATCCGTGCGGTGGCGGGCAACGGCCTGGTCGCCCACACCGGCGGCGAGGCGTCCCGCGCCGAGCCCGCCGCCCTGCTGAGCGCCGCCCACCGCCTGGGCCTGCGCGCGTACGCCGCCGCCCACAGCGGGGACGGCCGCGACCGGGTGGCCGCCGCCCTGCACGCCCGCGAGGCGGCCGGGGGCACGGACGCCGCCTGGGCGGTGACCCTCACCGGTCTGCTGTCCGGCGCCGAGGGGCCCGGCAGGGACGGCGACGGAGCGCTCGACCTCGATCTGCTGGTCGTGCTCGACGCGCCCCAGCTCGACGTGGAGACCGGTGCGGTGCTCGTCGAGGCGCTGCCCGACGGTGCCCGCCTCGTCCTCAGCGGCGACCCGGGCGTGCTGCCGTCGGCCGGTGCCGGGCAGGTCTTCGCTGACGTGCTGAGCGCCCGCGCCTGCCCGCAGATCGCCTCCCGCACCCCCGACCCGGGGCCGATCGGCGAGCTGGTCTCCGGCATCGGCATCGGCGAGCTGAACCAGGTGGAGGCCCCCGGCAAGGAGGTCGTGATCGTGCCCGTACGGGACGCGGGCGAGGCCGTGCACCGCACCGTGCAGCTGGTCGCGGACTCGGTGCCGCGCGCCTTCGGGATCGATGCCGGGCACACCCAGGTGATCACTCCGGGCCATGGCGGCTCGGCCGGTACGCGGGCGCTGAACGCGGCGCTCAAGCAGCGCCTCAACCCCGGCCCCGGCCGCTTCGGCGGCTTCGACGCGGGCGACCGGATCGCCTACGTCCCGGTCCCGGGCCGTACGGTTCCGGGCACGGTGAAGGGCGCGGACGCGGAGGGGCTGCACCTGGACTGTGCCGGTGAGCCCGTCGTCGTACCGAAGGAGCGGGTGGAGGCGTGCGTGCGGCACGCGTGGGCGCTGACCGCGCACCAGGCGGCCGGGATGCGCTGGCCCGCGGTGGTCGTGGTGCTGCCGGGCGACGCGGCGCAGGCGCTGAGCAGGCCGTGGGTGTACACGGCGTTCGGGCGGGCCGAGCGGCACCTGTCCGTGGTGCACGGCGTCGACGCGGCGCTGCCGCGTGCCGTCGCGGAGGTCGTGCCCCCGCCGCGCACGACCCGGCTGGCGGAGCTGCTGCGCCCGGTGCCGGTCGAGGCGACGGCGTAA
- a CDS encoding aldo/keto reductase has product MEQRHLGRTGLRVSRIGLGTLTWGRDTDEHDAADLLKVFWEAGGTLVDTADVYGDGDAEYVLGQLVERLIPRRDLVIATKAGSVPDPDRRFDCSRGHLLAALDASLERLGTDYVDVWQVHAFDPHTPLDETLQALDLAVSSGRARYAGVSNFCGWQLAKAATWQLAAPGVRTRLASTQMEYSLLQRGVEREVLPAALDLGIGLLPSSPLGRGVLTGKYRHGLPPGSRGASDHLSPFVAPYLDDPADRIVDAVAIAADGLATTSLQVALAWVRDRPGVAAPIIGPRNAQQLAAALSVEALSLPDEICRALDDVSAPLHRYPDQDWSTL; this is encoded by the coding sequence ATGGAGCAGAGGCACCTCGGCCGCACGGGCCTGCGCGTATCGAGAATCGGGCTCGGCACCCTCACCTGGGGCCGGGACACCGACGAGCACGACGCCGCCGATCTGTTGAAGGTCTTCTGGGAGGCGGGCGGCACGCTCGTCGACACCGCGGACGTGTACGGGGACGGCGACGCCGAGTACGTACTCGGGCAGCTCGTGGAGCGGCTCATTCCGCGCCGGGACCTGGTGATCGCGACCAAGGCGGGCAGCGTGCCCGACCCGGACCGCCGCTTCGACTGCTCGCGCGGCCACCTGCTGGCCGCCCTGGACGCCTCCCTGGAGCGGCTGGGCACGGACTACGTGGACGTCTGGCAGGTCCACGCCTTCGACCCCCACACCCCGCTCGACGAGACCCTCCAGGCCCTGGACCTCGCGGTCTCCAGCGGCCGCGCCCGCTACGCGGGGGTCTCCAACTTCTGCGGCTGGCAGCTCGCCAAGGCGGCCACCTGGCAGTTGGCGGCTCCGGGGGTACGGACCCGGCTGGCGAGCACCCAGATGGAATACTCCCTGCTCCAGCGGGGCGTGGAACGCGAGGTGCTTCCGGCGGCGCTGGACCTGGGCATCGGGCTGCTGCCCTCGTCACCCCTGGGCCGGGGCGTCCTGACCGGCAAGTACCGGCACGGCCTGCCGCCCGGCTCGCGCGGCGCCTCCGACCACCTCTCGCCCTTCGTCGCCCCGTACCTGGACGACCCGGCGGACCGCATCGTCGACGCCGTGGCCATCGCCGCCGACGGCCTCGCCACGACCTCGCTCCAGGTGGCCCTGGCCTGGGTCAGGGACCGCCCCGGAGTGGCCGCCCCGATCATCGGACCGCGCAACGCGCAGCAGCTCGCGGCGGCATTGTCAGTGGAGGCGCTTAGTCTTCCTGACGAGATCTGCCGAGCGCTGGACGACGTGTCCGCGCCTCTGCACCGCTATCCCGACCAGGACTGGAGCACGCTGTGA
- a CDS encoding LLM class F420-dependent oxidoreductase, with protein sequence MRLGINLGYWGAGMDGDNLAVAKEADRLGYAVCWAAEAYGSDAPTVLSWVAAQTERIDIGSAIMQIPARQPAMTAMTAATLDSLSGGRFRLGLGVSGPQVSEGWYGVKFDKPLARTREYVEIVRKAMSRERLSYEGQHWTLPLPDGPGKPLKLTVHPERETIPLYIAAIGPKNLEQTGEIADGALLIFPSAEHLEETAVAPLRAGREKAGKTMEGFDVCPTLPLAVGDDVNALADMFRPYTALYVGGMGSRKQNFYNSLAQRMGYEKEAAEIQDKYLGGDKNGAAAAVPHRLIDQTTLLGPVERIAERMQAYAAAGVTTLTLAPAGFTLDERITALRAGTEALERAGLA encoded by the coding sequence ATGCGGCTCGGGATCAACCTCGGCTACTGGGGAGCGGGCATGGACGGCGACAACCTCGCCGTCGCCAAGGAGGCCGACCGGCTGGGCTACGCGGTCTGCTGGGCCGCCGAGGCGTACGGCTCGGACGCCCCCACCGTGCTCTCCTGGGTCGCCGCCCAGACCGAGCGCATCGACATCGGCTCCGCGATCATGCAGATCCCGGCCCGCCAGCCCGCCATGACGGCGATGACCGCCGCCACCCTCGACTCGCTCTCCGGCGGCCGCTTCCGGCTGGGCCTCGGCGTGTCGGGACCGCAGGTCTCCGAGGGCTGGTACGGCGTCAAGTTCGACAAGCCGCTCGCCCGCACCCGCGAGTACGTCGAGATCGTCCGCAAGGCCATGTCCCGCGAGCGCCTGTCGTACGAAGGACAGCACTGGACCCTCCCGCTGCCGGACGGCCCCGGCAAGCCCCTCAAGCTCACCGTGCACCCCGAGCGCGAGACCATCCCGCTCTACATCGCCGCCATCGGCCCCAAGAACCTGGAGCAGACCGGCGAGATCGCCGACGGCGCGCTGCTGATCTTCCCCTCCGCCGAGCACCTGGAGGAGACCGCCGTCGCCCCGCTGCGCGCGGGCCGCGAGAAGGCCGGGAAGACCATGGAGGGCTTCGACGTCTGCCCGACCCTGCCGCTCGCCGTCGGCGACGACGTGAACGCCCTGGCCGACATGTTCCGCCCGTACACCGCCCTGTACGTCGGCGGCATGGGCAGCCGCAAGCAGAACTTCTACAACAGCCTCGCCCAGCGCATGGGTTACGAGAAGGAAGCCGCCGAGATCCAGGACAAGTACCTGGGCGGCGACAAGAACGGCGCTGCCGCCGCCGTGCCGCACCGGCTCATCGACCAGACGACGCTGCTCGGCCCGGTCGAGCGGATCGCCGAGCGGATGCAGGCGTACGCCGCCGCCGGAGTCACCACGCTGACGCTGGCCCCCGCAGGGTTCACGCTCGACGAGCGGATCACCGCACTGCGGGCGGGCACCGAGGCCCTGGAACGCGCCGGACTGGCCTAG
- a CDS encoding ferritin-like domain-containing protein gives MLSARSLFQEIIDNDDTFQLFCSVAASGESQGGWENGRIAALVPDTMRDLAPKITRHGADEDKHGRLFRALLSKRNLEEIDVPLALDYTLLLEHAGIGLAHSRLRADTTLTEEDIVVYLSHSRVTEQRAADQMDMLVTYFGDHPEAGKPIRMICHDEENHLAYCHEELLRLAALGHGRTIQRVLRACVRVEIGVYRDVSLAVMGRMGALLGWPRPKSLLLAAGIHALYLYERLVGWRKMVTLTMPERRGAMDGPGV, from the coding sequence ATGCTCTCTGCTCGGTCTCTCTTCCAGGAGATCATCGACAACGACGACACGTTCCAGCTGTTCTGCTCGGTGGCGGCCAGCGGAGAGTCCCAGGGCGGCTGGGAGAACGGCCGGATCGCCGCCCTCGTCCCCGACACCATGCGCGACCTCGCCCCCAAGATCACCCGGCACGGCGCCGACGAGGACAAGCACGGACGCCTCTTCCGCGCGCTGCTGAGCAAGCGCAACCTCGAAGAGATCGACGTGCCCCTCGCCCTCGACTACACGCTCCTCCTGGAGCACGCGGGCATCGGCCTCGCGCACAGCAGGCTGCGCGCGGACACGACCCTCACCGAGGAGGACATCGTCGTCTACCTCTCGCACAGCCGCGTCACCGAACAGCGGGCCGCCGACCAGATGGACATGCTCGTCACCTACTTCGGCGACCACCCCGAGGCGGGCAAGCCGATCAGGATGATCTGCCACGACGAGGAGAACCACCTCGCCTACTGCCACGAGGAGTTGCTGCGCCTCGCCGCCCTCGGCCACGGCCGCACCATCCAGCGCGTCCTGCGCGCGTGCGTACGCGTGGAGATCGGCGTCTACCGCGACGTCAGCCTCGCCGTCATGGGCCGCATGGGCGCCCTCCTCGGCTGGCCCCGCCCCAAGTCGCTGCTGCTCGCCGCGGGCATCCACGCCCTGTACCTGTACGAACGCCTCGTCGGCTGGCGCAAGATGGTCACCCTGACGATGCCCGAGCGCAGGGGAGCGATGGACGGCCCGGGGGTGTGA
- the corA gene encoding magnesium/cobalt transporter CorA: MHAVIVDCAIYREGHRTEGPSDLSDALAEARATGDAFLWIGLHEPTEKEFGLVTSEFGLHPLAVEDSLSAHQRPKLEVYEDSLFAVLKPVVYEPESDTVSTDELMVFVGDSFVVTVRHGASTPLAAVRKRMESSPHLLAHGPTSVLYAISDVVVDHYLEVAAELQTDLEELEAEVFSPQGGSSSKGTAGRIYTFKRQVLEFRRASGPLTQPMLRLSSPGLPFVHDEAQPFFRDVSDHLTRVNEQVDGLDRLLSDILSAHLAQMGVRQNDDMRKISAWAAMAAVPTMVAGVYGMNFDNMPELKWEWGYYAVLVVMVLAEVGLYRLFKRRGWL; this comes from the coding sequence ATGCACGCCGTGATCGTCGACTGCGCCATCTACCGCGAGGGCCACCGCACCGAGGGCCCCTCCGACCTCTCCGACGCGCTCGCCGAGGCGCGGGCCACCGGGGACGCGTTCCTGTGGATCGGGCTGCACGAGCCCACGGAGAAGGAGTTCGGCCTGGTCACCTCCGAGTTCGGGCTGCATCCGCTGGCCGTGGAGGACTCCCTTTCGGCGCATCAGCGGCCGAAGCTGGAGGTGTACGAGGACTCCCTGTTCGCCGTACTGAAGCCGGTCGTGTACGAGCCGGAGAGCGACACCGTCAGCACGGACGAGCTGATGGTCTTCGTCGGCGACTCCTTCGTGGTGACCGTGCGGCACGGCGCGAGCACCCCGCTGGCGGCGGTGCGCAAGCGCATGGAGTCCAGTCCGCATCTGCTGGCGCACGGGCCGACGTCGGTGCTGTACGCGATCAGTGACGTCGTCGTGGACCACTACCTGGAGGTCGCGGCGGAGCTCCAGACCGACCTGGAGGAGCTGGAGGCGGAGGTCTTCTCCCCGCAGGGCGGCAGCAGTTCGAAGGGCACCGCGGGACGCATCTACACCTTCAAGCGGCAGGTGCTGGAGTTCCGGCGGGCGAGCGGGCCGCTGACGCAGCCGATGCTGCGTCTTTCGAGCCCGGGGCTGCCGTTCGTGCACGACGAGGCGCAGCCCTTCTTCCGGGACGTCAGCGACCACCTGACCCGGGTGAACGAGCAGGTGGACGGCCTGGACCGGCTGCTGTCGGACATCCTGTCGGCGCACCTTGCCCAGATGGGCGTACGGCAGAACGACGACATGCGGAAGATCTCGGCGTGGGCGGCGATGGCGGCCGTTCCGACGATGGTCGCGGGCGTCTACGGCATGAACTTCGACAACATGCCGGAGCTGAAGTGGGAGTGGGGGTACTACGCCGTGCTGGTCGTGATGGTGCTCGCGGAAGTGGGCCTGTACCGGCTGTTCAAACGGCGCGGCTGGCTGTGA
- a CDS encoding histidine phosphatase family protein encodes MATLILVRHGRSTANTAGLLAGRTPGVALDERGAEQAAALPGRLAALPLAAAVTSPLQRCNETLRPLLEARPELPLHTEERINECDYGDWSGRKLGELNDHPLMEVVQRHASSAAFPGGESMRTMQARAVDAVRDWNERIDAEHGPDALYVMCSHGDIIKSLVADALGMHLDLFQRIHVDPCSLTVIRYTRLRPFVVRLGDTGDLSGLAPVPGDASTSTGDSGDAAVGGGAGAA; translated from the coding sequence ATGGCCACGCTGATCCTCGTACGGCACGGACGTTCCACCGCCAACACCGCCGGGCTGCTCGCCGGGCGCACTCCCGGGGTCGCCCTCGACGAGCGCGGCGCCGAGCAGGCCGCCGCGCTGCCCGGGCGCCTCGCCGCACTGCCCCTCGCCGCCGCCGTCACCAGTCCCCTCCAGCGCTGCAACGAGACGCTGCGCCCTCTCCTGGAGGCCCGCCCCGAGCTCCCCCTGCACACCGAGGAACGCATCAACGAGTGCGACTACGGCGACTGGTCGGGGCGCAAGCTCGGCGAACTCAACGACCATCCCCTGATGGAGGTCGTGCAACGGCACGCCTCCTCCGCCGCCTTCCCCGGAGGCGAGTCGATGCGCACCATGCAGGCGCGCGCCGTCGACGCCGTACGCGACTGGAACGAGCGCATCGACGCCGAGCACGGCCCCGACGCCCTCTACGTGATGTGCTCGCACGGCGACATCATCAAGTCCCTCGTCGCGGACGCGCTCGGCATGCATCTCGACCTCTTCCAGCGCATTCACGTCGATCCGTGTTCCCTGACGGTGATCCGTTACACCAGGCTGCGGCCCTTCGTCGTACGACTCGGCGACACCGGCGACCTCTCCGGCCTGGCTCCCGTACCCGGCGACGCGAGCACCAGCACAGGCGACAGCGGCGACGCAGCGGTGGGAGGCGGAGCGGGAGCAGCGTGA
- a CDS encoding DUF3090 domain-containing protein: MSRQVFLYDPPERFVAGTVGLPGRRTFFLQASAAGRVTSVSLEKTQVEALAERIDELLDEVVRRTGGNAPVPAVAPADVHDTAPLDAPVEEEFRVGTMALAWDGEDQRMIVEAQALVELDVDTDEDLAEAEERMLQDEENGPPMLRVRLSGAQARAFAKRALDVVNAGRPPCPLCSLPLDPEGHVCPRQNGYRRGL, encoded by the coding sequence GTGTCCCGTCAGGTGTTCCTCTACGACCCGCCGGAGCGTTTCGTGGCCGGTACGGTCGGGCTGCCTGGCCGCCGTACCTTCTTCCTCCAGGCATCGGCGGCCGGTCGCGTCACCAGCGTCTCCCTGGAGAAGACTCAGGTGGAGGCCCTGGCCGAACGCATCGACGAACTCCTCGACGAGGTCGTGCGCCGCACCGGCGGCAACGCCCCCGTCCCGGCGGTCGCCCCCGCCGACGTGCACGACACCGCACCCCTGGACGCCCCCGTCGAGGAGGAGTTCCGGGTCGGCACCATGGCGCTCGCCTGGGACGGCGAGGACCAGCGGATGATCGTCGAGGCGCAGGCCCTCGTCGAGCTGGACGTCGACACCGACGAGGACCTCGCCGAGGCCGAGGAGCGCATGCTCCAGGACGAGGAGAACGGCCCGCCCATGCTGCGCGTGCGCCTCAGCGGCGCACAGGCCCGAGCCTTCGCCAAGCGCGCCCTGGACGTCGTCAACGCGGGCCGCCCGCCGTGCCCGCTGTGCAGCCTGCCGCTCGACCCGGAGGGACACGTATGCCCGCGCCAGAACGGATACCGGCGGGGCCTGTGA
- a CDS encoding SCO1664 family protein gives MPAPERIPAGPVTDLTTLLAKGELKVLGQVREASNAVLYCEITYEGETAACVYKPVAGEQPLWDFPDGNLARREVASYEISEATGWSLIPPTVLRDGPYGEGMCQLWIEGDAEAGGALLALVEDEEPADGWKPVVLAEVAEGRTALLVHADDARLRRLSVLDAVINNGDRKGGHLLPSGDGRLYGIDHGVSFHVEDKLRTLLWGWAGEPLTAEATEVLDTLAAGLADGTPLATRLAELITAAELAALRERVASLRASGVHPSPSGQWPAIPWPPV, from the coding sequence ATGCCCGCGCCAGAACGGATACCGGCGGGGCCTGTGACGGACCTGACGACCCTCCTCGCCAAGGGGGAGCTCAAGGTACTCGGCCAGGTCCGGGAGGCATCCAACGCGGTCCTGTACTGCGAGATCACCTACGAGGGCGAGACCGCTGCCTGCGTCTACAAGCCGGTCGCGGGCGAGCAGCCCCTGTGGGACTTCCCCGACGGCAACCTCGCCCGCCGCGAGGTCGCCTCGTACGAGATCTCCGAAGCGACCGGCTGGAGCCTGATCCCGCCGACCGTCCTGCGCGACGGACCGTACGGCGAGGGCATGTGCCAGCTCTGGATCGAGGGCGACGCCGAGGCCGGTGGTGCCCTCCTGGCCCTGGTGGAGGACGAGGAACCGGCCGACGGCTGGAAACCGGTGGTCCTCGCCGAGGTGGCGGAGGGCCGCACCGCCCTCCTCGTCCACGCCGACGACGCCCGTCTGCGCCGCCTCTCCGTACTCGACGCGGTCATCAACAACGGCGACCGCAAGGGCGGCCACCTGCTGCCCTCGGGCGACGGCCGCCTCTACGGCATCGACCACGGGGTCTCCTTCCACGTCGAGGACAAGCTCCGCACCCTCCTGTGGGGCTGGGCGGGCGAGCCCCTGACGGCCGAGGCCACCGAGGTGCTGGACACCCTGGCCGCCGGGCTCGCCGACGGCACCCCCCTCGCCACCCGACTGGCCGAACTGATCACGGCGGCGGAGCTGGCCGCCCTGCGCGAGCGGGTGGCGTCCCTGCGCGCGTCCGGCGTCCACCCCTCCCCGAGCGGACAGTGGCCCGCGATCCCGTGGCCCCCCGTGTGA